The proteins below are encoded in one region of Papio anubis isolate 15944 chromosome 19, Panubis1.0, whole genome shotgun sequence:
- the TMEM200C gene encoding transmembrane protein 200C has translation MIATGGLLRISARKQDPLRPPSQIPKRKRKAKKRRKNDVVVVKGKLKLCSISGLIALCGILVLLVGIAMAVVGYWPKATGANREGGKQLPPAGSSHRVPTTANSSGSGSKNRSRSHPRAPAGVNSSSAGAPRSTPPARVASPSSSSTSVGFFFRIFSGYLHSDKLKVFGPLIMGIGIFLFICANAVLHENRDKKTKIINLRDLYSTVIDVHSLRAKDLAAAAAAAAAAAASSSSSAPPAAPPGAIPLNGFLSYVQSRGLELKPGSCGGAGDAFGAAAMLAKGSWPPHPAALSGGRPRGAASPPDLASSPRCPREPASLAEAVYSVYRERSGVAGRRRAAAATAAAAASSCSSPAPCSPPESWGRQSTASSLVDSSLSAFALLPLQGDRDRDGDAEGASCSWQRPPGERGSLEIPRGEVDLSMTNLRGAEGSMRGASQELEEPEGAVAARAARGQGGRLPRTGRYAALRRRSTSGLPDYRVPPSPEPPPSPGSADPDSSPLAKAASPSPPLRLEGSPPTRRDSGSSQSDDPSSSNKGYTPLREAGTSSKSVLDAVASQTRDSVAAPVPGAEQSSPEGASQEPLTAEQPQPVQRQFTNKEKLFMISRSHAIGVEEGELESTGI, from the coding sequence ATGATCGCCACCGGCGGCCTGCTGAGGATTTCCGCCAGAAAGCAGGATCCACTCCGCCCCCCAAGTCAGATCCCCAAGCGCAAGCGGAAAGCCAAAAAGAGGCGTAAGAACGATGTGGTGGTGGTGAAAGGCAAGCTGAAGCTGTGCTCCATCTCGGGGCTCATCGCCCTCTGCGGGATCCTGGTGCTGCTGGTGGGCATAGCCATGGCGGTGGTGGGCTACTGGCCCAAGGCCACGGGGGCCAATCGGGAGGGGGGTAAGCAGCTGCCGCCTGCGGGCAGCAGCCACCGCGTCCCGACCACCGCCAACAGCAGCGGCAGTGGCAGCAAAAACCGGTCCAGGAGCCACCCTAGGGCTCCAGCGGGTGTCAACTCCAGTTCCGCGGGCGCGCCCAGGAGCACGCCTCCTGCGCGAGTcgcctccccttcctcctcctccacgtCGGTGGGCTTCTTCTTCCGCATCTTCTCTGGCTACCTGCACTCTGACAAGCTCAAGGTCTTCGGGCCCCTCATCATGGGCATCGGCATCTTCCTCTTCATCTGCGCGAACGCGGTCCTCCACGAGAACCGGGACAAGAAGACCAAAATCATCAACTTGCGGGACCTCTACTCCACAGTCATCGACGTGCACAGCCTCCGCGCCAAAGACCTGGCggccgccgcggccgccgccgcgGCCGCAGCCGCCTCCTCGTCGTCGTCGGCCCCCCCCGCGGCGCCCCCCGGGGCCATCCCGCTCAACGGCTTCCTCAGCTACGTGCAGTCGCGGGGCCTGGAACTGAAGCCGGGGAGCTGCGGTGGCGCCGGAGACGCCTTCGGAGCCGCGGCGATGCTGGCCAAGGGCTCGTGGCCGCCTCACCCCGCGGCCCTGAGCGGCGGCCGCCCCCGGGGCGCCGCGTCCCCGCCGGACCTGGCCTCTTCCCCGCGCTGTCCGCGGGAGCCCGCGAGCCTGGCCGAGGCCGTGTACAGCGTCTACCGCGAGCGCTCGGGCGTGGCCGGCCGTCGCCGGGCCGCCGctgccaccgccgccgccgccgctagCAGCTGCAGCAGTCCGGCGCCCTGCAGCCCACCCGAGAGCTGGGGGCGCCAGAGCACCGCCAGCTCCCTCGTGGACTCCTCGCTGAGCGCCTTCGCGCTGCTGCCCTTGCAAGGGGACCGCGATAGGGACGGGGACGCGGAGGGCGCGAGCTGCAGCTGGCAGAGGCCTCCGGGGGAACGCGGCTCCCTGGAGATCCCGAGGGGCGAGGTCGACCTGAGCATGACCAACCTCCGCGGAGCAGAGGGCAGCATGCGCGGGGCGAGCCAGGAGCTAGAGGAGCCCGAGGGCGCGGTAGCGGCGCGCGCCGCCAGGGGGCAGGGCGGCCGCCTGCCCAGGACCGGCAGGTACGCGGCCTTGCGGCGCCGCAGCACCAGCGGGCTTCCGGACTACCGGGTGCCGCCGTCCCCCGAGCCCCCGCCCTCCCCGGGGAGTGCGGACCCGGACTCCAGCCCTCTGGCCAAAGCCGCCTCCCCCTCGCCACCCCTGCGGCTGGAGGGCTCGCCCCCCACCAGGCGGGACTCGGGGAGCTCCCAGTCGGATGACCCATCCAGCAGCAATAAGGGCTACACACCCCTGCGGGAGGCCGGCACCTCCTCCAAGTCGGTCTTGGACGCAGTTGCCAGTCAAACGCGAGACTCTGTGGCCGCCCCTGTTCCGGGTGCGGAGCAGAGCTCCCCGGAGGGTGCCAGTCAGGAGCCACTTACGGCCGAGCAACCTCAGCCGGTGCAGAGGCAGTTTACAAACAAGGAGAAACTCTTCATGATTTCCAGGTCTCATGCTATAGGGGTAGAAGAAGGAGAACTGGAAAGCACAGGCATTTAG